In the Rattus rattus isolate New Zealand chromosome 18, Rrattus_CSIRO_v1, whole genome shotgun sequence genome, one interval contains:
- the LOC116887099 gene encoding keratin-associated protein 10-8-like isoform X3 has protein sequence MATSTMSVCSDARTNSSWQVDDCPESCCEPCGCAPSCCQSSCCAPSCCQSSCCAPSCCAPTPCLLCTPVSCVSSPCCQSSCCTPSCCQQSSCQPACCTCSPCQQSCGVTLCCKPVCCTPICSDSCCQQSSCQSSCCQPSCCVPVCCRPVCCTPICSASSSCCCQPSCCAPGCCKPVCCKPCSSLSLLCRPVCRPACCVPTSSCCASSCQPSCCRPASCVSLLCRPACSCTTC, from the exons ATGGCCACctccaccatgtctgtctgctctgATGCTCGCACCAACTCCTCCTGGCAGGTGGACGACTGCCCAGAGAGCTGCTGTGAGCCCTGCGGCTGTGCCCCCAGCTGCTGCCAGTCTAGCTGCTGTGCCCCCAGCTGTTGCCAGTCCAGCTGCTGTGCCCCCAGCTGCTGTGCCCCAACCCCTTGCCTCCTCTGCACCCCAGTGAGCTGTGTGTCCAGCCCCTGCTGCCAATCTTCCTGCTGCACACCCTCATGCTGCCAGCAGTCTAGCTGCCAGCCAGCTTGCTGCACCTGCTCCCCCTGCCAGCAGTCCTGCGGTGTGACCCTTTGCTGCAA GCCTGTGTGCTGCACACCCATCTGCTCTGACTCCTGCTGCCAGCAGTCTAGCTGCCAGTCCTCCTGCTGCCAGCCCTcctgctgtgtgcctgtctgctgcaggcctgtgtgctgcacacccatctgctctgcctcctcctcctgctgctgccagccctcctgctgtgctcctggGTGCTGCAAGCCTGTGTGCTGCAAGCCCTGCTCCAGCCTGTCCCTGCTGTGCCGCCCTGTGTGCAGACCTGCCTGCTGTGTGCCCACCTCCTCCTGCTGTGCCTCCtcctgccagcccagctgctgtcgCCCAGCCTCCTGTGTGTCCCTGCTGTGCCGCCCTGCCTGCTCCTGTACCACTTGCTGA
- the LOC116887099 gene encoding keratin-associated protein 10-8-like isoform X2 translates to MATSTMSVCSDARTNSSWQVDDCPESCCEPCGCAPSCCQSSCCAPSCCQSSCCAPSCCAPTPCLLCTPVSCVSSPCCQSSCCTPSCCQQSSCQPACCTCSPCQQSCGVTLCCKPVCCVPVCCGASSSCCQQSSCEPSCCTCSPCQQPCGPSCCVPVCCRPVCCTPICSASSSCCCQPSCCAPGCCKPVCCKPCSSLSLLCRPVCRPACCVPTSSCCASSCQPSCCRPASCVSLLCRPACSCTTC, encoded by the exons ATGGCCACctccaccatgtctgtctgctctgATGCTCGCACCAACTCCTCCTGGCAGGTGGACGACTGCCCAGAGAGCTGCTGTGAGCCCTGCGGCTGTGCCCCCAGCTGCTGCCAGTCTAGCTGCTGTGCCCCCAGCTGTTGCCAGTCCAGCTGCTGTGCCCCCAGCTGCTGTGCCCCAACCCCTTGCCTCCTCTGCACCCCAGTGAGCTGTGTGTCCAGCCCCTGCTGCCAATCTTCCTGCTGCACACCCTCATGCTGCCAGCAGTCTAGCTGCCAGCCAGCTTGCTGCACCTGCTCCCCCTGCCAGCAGTCCTGCGGTGTGACCCTTTGCTGCAAGCCTGtctgctgtgtgcctgtctgctgTGGTGCTTCCTCCTCATGCTGCCAGCAATCTAGCTGTGAGCCCTCTTGCTGCACCTGCTCCCCCTGCCAGCAGCCCTGCGGT CCCTcctgctgtgtgcctgtctgctgcaggcctgtgtgctgcacacccatctgctctgcctcctcctcctgctgctgccagccctcctgctgtgctcctggGTGCTGCAAGCCTGTGTGCTGCAAGCCCTGCTCCAGCCTGTCCCTGCTGTGCCGCCCTGTGTGCAGACCTGCCTGCTGTGTGCCCACCTCCTCCTGCTGTGCCTCCtcctgccagcccagctgctgtcgCCCAGCCTCCTGTGTGTCCCTGCTGTGCCGCCCTGCCTGCTCCTGTACCACTTGCTGA
- the LOC116887099 gene encoding keratin-associated protein 10-3-like isoform X4, giving the protein MATSTMSVCSDARTNSSWQVDDCPESCCEPCGCAPSCCQSSCCAPSCCQSSCCAPSCCAPTPCLLCTPVSCVSSPCCQSSCCTPSCCQQSSCQPACCTCSPCQQSCGVTLCCKPVCCVPPSCCVPVCCRPVCCTPICSASSSCCCQPSCCAPGCCKPVCCKPCSSLSLLCRPVCRPACCVPTSSCCASSCQPSCCRPASCVSLLCRPACSCTTC; this is encoded by the exons ATGGCCACctccaccatgtctgtctgctctgATGCTCGCACCAACTCCTCCTGGCAGGTGGACGACTGCCCAGAGAGCTGCTGTGAGCCCTGCGGCTGTGCCCCCAGCTGCTGCCAGTCTAGCTGCTGTGCCCCCAGCTGTTGCCAGTCCAGCTGCTGTGCCCCCAGCTGCTGTGCCCCAACCCCTTGCCTCCTCTGCACCCCAGTGAGCTGTGTGTCCAGCCCCTGCTGCCAATCTTCCTGCTGCACACCCTCATGCTGCCAGCAGTCTAGCTGCCAGCCAGCTTGCTGCACCTGCTCCCCCTGCCAGCAGTCCTGCGGTGTGACCCTTTGCTGCAAGCCTGtctgctgtgtgcct CCCTcctgctgtgtgcctgtctgctgcaggcctgtgtgctgcacacccatctgctctgcctcctcctcctgctgctgccagccctcctgctgtgctcctggGTGCTGCAAGCCTGTGTGCTGCAAGCCCTGCTCCAGCCTGTCCCTGCTGTGCCGCCCTGTGTGCAGACCTGCCTGCTGTGTGCCCACCTCCTCCTGCTGTGCCTCCtcctgccagcccagctgctgtcgCCCAGCCTCCTGTGTGTCCCTGCTGTGCCGCCCTGCCTGCTCCTGTACCACTTGCTGA
- the LOC116887099 gene encoding keratin-associated protein 10-1-like isoform X1 has product MATSTMSVCSDARTNSSWQVDDCPESCCEPCGCAPSCCHCCAPSCCAPTPCLLCTPVSCVSSPCCQSSCCTPSCCQQSSCQPACCTCSPCQQSCGVTLCCKPVCCVPVCCGASSSCCQQSSCEPSCCTCSPCQQPCGVTLCCRPVCCTPICSDSCCQQSSCQSSCCQPSCCVPVCCRPVCCTPICSASSSCCCQPSCCAPGCCKPVCCKPCSSLSLLCRPVCRPACCVPTSSCCASSCQPSCCRPASCVSLLCRPACSCTTC; this is encoded by the exons ATGGCCACctccaccatgtctgtctgctctgATGCTCGCACCAACTCCTCCTGGCAGGTGGACGACTGCCCAGAGAGCTGCTGTGAGCCCTGCGGCTGTGCCCCCAGCTGCTGCCA CTGCTGTGCCCCCAGCTGCTGTGCCCCAACCCCTTGCCTCCTCTGCACCCCAGTGAGCTGTGTGTCCAGCCCCTGCTGCCAATCTTCCTGCTGCACACCCTCATGCTGCCAGCAGTCTAGCTGCCAGCCAGCTTGCTGCACCTGCTCCCCCTGCCAGCAGTCCTGCGGTGTGACCCTTTGCTGCAAGCCTGtctgctgtgtgcctgtctgctgTGGTGCTTCCTCCTCATGCTGCCAGCAATCTAGCTGTGAGCCCTCTTGCTGCACCTGCTCCCCCTGCCAGCAGCCCTGCGGTGTGACCCTTTGCTGCAGGCCTGTGTGCTGCACACCCATCTGCTCTGACTCCTGCTGCCAGCAGTCTAGCTGCCAGTCCTCCTGCTGCCAGCCCTcctgctgtgtgcctgtctgctgcaggcctgtgtgctgcacacccatctgctctgcctcctcctcctgctgctgccagccctcctgctgtgctcctggGTGCTGCAAGCCTGTGTGCTGCAAGCCCTGCTCCAGCCTGTCCCTGCTGTGCCGCCCTGTGTGCAGACCTGCCTGCTGTGTGCCCACCTCCTCCTGCTGTGCCTCCtcctgccagcccagctgctgtcgCCCAGCCTCCTGTGTGTCCCTGCTGTGCCGCCCTGCCTGCTCCTGTACCACTTGCTGA